The sequence below is a genomic window from Paenibacillus silvisoli.
CAGCATCGTGGATGCGCCGCGAAAGACGGAACCGCACGCGATCACCATATAGAGGAAGCCCATCACACGCATCAGCAGGGTGCGGCCGCGGCCGAAGAGCATCCGATAAGCCGGAAAAAGAATCGCGGCGAACACGAAGGAGCAGTAGATGATCCGGATATTTTCTTCGTTAATCAGCAGCAGGACGAGCTGGAAGCCGGCGACGCTGGCGCATCCGGCGGCGATGATAAGCCTTTTGGCAAGCGGCCGGAGCGTGCCGAGAAGCCCGAGCAGCGCGATAATTTCCAAGGAAGCCCCGAGCAGCAATATCGAATTGGCGAACGAGATCGAGAGAAAGTCGGCGATCTGCCCGCGAAAAATCATGCAAACCCATGCCGTCGTCTGCGCGCATTTGGCCAGGAAATACGTTTTCACGGAGGCGGATTTTATAGAGTCATGCCAATAGGCAGCGATAAGGACAAGCGTAAATAAATAACCGATTCCAAGCGAAAGGAGTATCGTTTGCGAATCCATTAGTAACGTCATGGGACCACCGCATTTTGAAAGAATTTGTCGTTTAGACTGATTATAGCAAAAATGCGGTCTGCATATTTGGTATATTTTTGCCTCAAATGGATGCGGGAGCTATCGTTTGCGGGGTGTTCGCAGCGTACGGCGGATCAGCATGGGGCCGATCATGCTGCCGATCATCGCCGCGGCAACCGAATGGAGCGGAAGCTTGATCGTATAGTACAGCAGGGTGCCGCCGACAATATCGATCAGCACGAATTTTTTAATCTCCGAAATCGGAACAACGACAACGATAATCTCGTTTTTGCTGCGCAGGCGCATCATCCCCCGTTAAGGTCTCGTTCACCACATCCCATTGTATTGGCTCGATTCTTGTCCAATGTCAGAAGGTATTGTAAAAAAAGGCGGCTCCTCCCTCATACGAGGGAAGAACCGCCTTCGAATTCGTTATACGACGCCTTGAGCAAGCATGCTGTCGACTACGCGCAGGAAGCCCGCAATGTTCGCGCCTACCACCAAGTTGCCTTCATAGCCGTACTCTTTCGCCGCTTTGACGCTGTTATCGTAAATATGCTTCATGATGCCGTGCAGCTTCGCGTCGACTTCCTCGAACGTCCAGGAAAGTCTCATGCTGTTCTGCGCCATTTCGAGCGCGGACACGGCAACTCCGCCCGCGTTCGCCGCTTTAGCCGGTCCGAACAGAACGCCATTGCTCAGGAACACGTCGATGGCTTCCAGGTCCGACGGCATGTTGGCGCCTTCGCCGACGGCTTTTACGCCGTTCGCGACAAGCAGCTTCGCCGCTTCACCGTTGATTTCGTTTTGCGTCGCGCAAGGCAGGGCGATGTCGCACGGAATCGACCAAATGCCCTCGCAGCCCGGCGTATACACGGCGTTCGGATGCGCCTTTACATAATCGCTGATCCGCTTGCGATCGACTTCCTTCAGCTGCTTCACGGTGTCGAGGTTGATGCCGTCCGCATCGTAGATATAGCCGTTCGAGTCGCTGCAAGCTACGACGGTCGCGCCGAGCTGCTGCAATTTCTCGATGGCATAGATCGAAACGTTGCCCGAGCCGGAAACGACGGCCGTGCTGTTCTCGAAGCTAAGCCCTTTGCTTTGCAGCATTTCGCCGACGAAGTATACGCAGCCGTAGCCGGTCGCTTCTTTGCGGGCAAGGCTTCCGCCGTAGCCGATTCCTTTGCCGGTCAGCACGCCCGCCTCGTTCATGCCGCGGATCCGCTTGTACTGGCCGAACATGTAGCCGATTTCCCGTGCGCCGACGCCAATGTCGCCTGCCGGTACGTCTTCGTCCGGGCCGATATATTTATACAGCTCCGTCATGAAGCTTTGCGTAAAGCGCATGATTTCATGGTCGGATTTGCCTTTCGGATCGAAGTCCGAGCCGCCTTTGCCGCCGCCGATCGGCAGTCCGGTCAAGCTGTTTTTGAAAATTTGCTCAAAGCCGAGGAATTTGATGATGCTTGCATTAACGGAAGGGTGAAAGCGAAGGCCGCCCTTATACGGGCCAAGCGCGCTGTTGAATTGGACGCGGTAGCCGCGGTTGACATGAATGACGCCTTGATCGTCGGTCCATGGCACGCGGAAGGACACGACGCGCTCCGGCTCTACGATGCGTTCAAGAATGCTGTTTTGCTTGAGATGCGGGTGCTTGGCAAAAACCGGGATCAAGGAATCTAAAATTTCTTTTACGGCCTGGTGAAACTCGGGCTCATGGTGATCGCGTTTCACGATTGCTTCATAAACGGACTGTACATACTCGCTTGCTTCAGCTAGATGCGGATTCTCTTTTACGGATACGGAAATCAAATCAACAACGCTCCTTTTTATGGCTTTCACACCATTTGCATTTTTCGATCTATTCTTTGTATTTTTATACATTGTAATGGGGGCGAGGCTAGAATACCAATTAATATTTTTTGGGGAAGTGATAGAATACATTTATCTATAAAAGCTAGGAATAACTCCCATTCACTATAATCCGACCCTCCGAAAAGCTTCCATTTTGAGCCCCAACGTAGGTACAATAGGAGAAAGTAGAGACGGAAAGGAAGTCCTGGACCTTGAGCTTTCTGATGCCTTATGTCCGCCGGTTCGGCAAGCCGTTCGGCGCGGCGATTCTGTTCCTGATGCTTGAAGCGCTTTGCGATCTGATGCAGCCGACGCTAATGTCCCATATTATCGATTTCGGAGTAGCGGAGAAGGATATGGATACCGTCTTCCGCTATGGCGGCTTCATGCTGCTCATTACCGGCGTTGGCGCGCTCGCCGCGACGCTTCGCAACATTATCTCCAGCCACGTGGCCCTCAATTTCGGCACTCTCCTGCGGTCGGACCTGTTCCGCCGCATCCAGACCCTCTCGTATGACAGCATCGACAAATTCGACCGGGCTTCCCTGGTCACCCGCCTGACGAATGACGTCACCCAAATTCAAAACTTTACGAACGGCCTCATGCGCATCTTCGTCAAAGCGCCGCTCATCTGCATCGGCAGTTTGATTATGGCCGTTCGCCTCAATCCGCCGCTCTCGCTCGTGCTGGCGGTCGTCGTTCCGCTCGTCGCGGTACTGATCGTCTTCAATATGCGGATCGGCTTTCCGCTCTTTACGAAGGTGCAGCAGGCGCTGGACCGGGTAAACGGCGTGTCCCGCGAATACTTATCCGGGGTGCGCGTCGTCAAAGCGTTCAACCGGTTCGATTATGAAACGGAGAAGTTCGGCGGCGTCAACGACGAGTACCGCCAGGCCTCGATTCGCGTCATGCGCATGCTGTCCATTTTCAGCCCCGGCATTATGCTGACCGTAAACTTCGGCATCGCGGCCGTAATCTGGATCGGCGGCGTGCGGGTCGATGGCGGACAGATGCAGGTCGGCCATATTATCGCGTTCATTAACTACATGACTCAAATTCTGTTCTCGCTCCTGATGATCTCGAACGTATTCACGATGTTCGTCCGGGCGAAAGCGTCGGCGGAGCGGATCGGCGAGGTATTCGCGGAGAAGGATACGATGACGTGGAAGGAAGAGGAGCTAGCAAGGTCTGAAGGGGCGTCTGGAAGCATCGACTTTAAGGGCGTCTCGTTCGCTTATACGGGGACGGAGGCGGTGCTTCGCGATATTACGCTTAGCTGCCGGCCGGGAGAGACCGTCGGCATTATCGGTTCCACGGGATCGGGGAAAAGCACGCTCGTGAATCTCATTCCGCGTTTCTACGATGCAACCTCGGGGACGATCCAGGTGGACGGTATGAATGTGCGCGATGTCGAGCCGAGCCGGTTGAGGGAGCAAATCGCCATCGTGCCGCAAAAGGCGGTGCTGTTCTCCGGTACCATCCGCGAAAATCTGCTGTTCGGCAAGGAGGGAGCCTCGGACGAGGAGCTGGAGCGGGCCGCCCGGATGGCGGAGGCGCATGATTTTATTATGGCTTGTCCGGAAGGCTACGAGACAAGGCTGGGGCAGGGCGGGGTCAACCTGTCGGGCGGCCAGAAGCAGCGTCTTTCCATTGCGCGGGCGCTCGTCCGCCGGCCGTCCATCTTGATCTTGGACGATTGCACGAGCGCCGTGGATACTTCGACGGAATCGCGCATTAAGGAGGCGCTGCGGCAGTACGCGCAGGGGCTGACCTGCATATTGATCGCGCAGCGCATCTCGTCCGTGATGGACGCCGACCGGATCGTCGTGCTGGATAGCGGCGAGATTGTCGGTGTCGGACGGCATGACGAGCTGATGCAAAGCTGT
It includes:
- the gdhA gene encoding NADP-specific glutamate dehydrogenase, which gives rise to MISVSVKENPHLAEASEYVQSVYEAIVKRDHHEPEFHQAVKEILDSLIPVFAKHPHLKQNSILERIVEPERVVSFRVPWTDDQGVIHVNRGYRVQFNSALGPYKGGLRFHPSVNASIIKFLGFEQIFKNSLTGLPIGGGKGGSDFDPKGKSDHEIMRFTQSFMTELYKYIGPDEDVPAGDIGVGAREIGYMFGQYKRIRGMNEAGVLTGKGIGYGGSLARKEATGYGCVYFVGEMLQSKGLSFENSTAVVSGSGNVSIYAIEKLQQLGATVVACSDSNGYIYDADGINLDTVKQLKEVDRKRISDYVKAHPNAVYTPGCEGIWSIPCDIALPCATQNEINGEAAKLLVANGVKAVGEGANMPSDLEAIDVFLSNGVLFGPAKAANAGGVAVSALEMAQNSMRLSWTFEEVDAKLHGIMKHIYDNSVKAAKEYGYEGNLVVGANIAGFLRVVDSMLAQGVV
- a CDS encoding ABC transporter ATP-binding protein; protein product: MSFLMPYVRRFGKPFGAAILFLMLEALCDLMQPTLMSHIIDFGVAEKDMDTVFRYGGFMLLITGVGALAATLRNIISSHVALNFGTLLRSDLFRRIQTLSYDSIDKFDRASLVTRLTNDVTQIQNFTNGLMRIFVKAPLICIGSLIMAVRLNPPLSLVLAVVVPLVAVLIVFNMRIGFPLFTKVQQALDRVNGVSREYLSGVRVVKAFNRFDYETEKFGGVNDEYRQASIRVMRMLSIFSPGIMLTVNFGIAAVIWIGGVRVDGGQMQVGHIIAFINYMTQILFSLLMISNVFTMFVRAKASAERIGEVFAEKDTMTWKEEELARSEGASGSIDFKGVSFAYTGTEAVLRDITLSCRPGETVGIIGSTGSGKSTLVNLIPRFYDATSGTIQVDGMNVRDVEPSRLREQIAIVPQKAVLFSGTIRENLLFGKEGASDEELERAARMAEAHDFIMACPEGYETRLGQGGVNLSGGQKQRLSIARALVRRPSILILDDCTSAVDTSTESRIKEALRQYAQGLTCILIAQRISSVMDADRIVVLDSGEIVGVGRHDELMQSCLAYQEIYRSQTGKEVRANV